One Microbacterium sp. SSM24 genomic window, TGATGAGGTTCGAGATCGCGAAGTCGATCAGCCGGTACTGCCCTCCGAAGGGCACGGCGGGTTTCGCTCGATCGGCCGTGAGGGGCATCAATCGCTTGCCCTCGCCGCCGGCGAGGATGATTCCGAAGACCTTCGGCGCTGCAGGCATGCCACCACCCTAGGGGGCAGGTCCGAACCCGGGTAGCGGGTTTTCCCGGTGCGTCGCGTGTACTAGGTTTCGTCCCATGCGCGTGGACATCGTGACGAAGGAGTACCCGCCCGAGATCTACGGTGGCGCGGGGGTGCACGTCACCGAGCTGGTCAAGGCGCTGCGCGAGTCACTGGACGTCCGGGTGCGCGCTTTCGGCGCGGAGCGCGACGAGGAGGGCACCACCTCGTACGGCGTGCCCGCGGAACTGAACACCGCGAACGCGGCCGTCCAGACCCTCGGCACCGACCTGGAGATCGTGACGGATGTCGCGGGCGCCGACGTCGTGCACAGCCACACTTGGTACGCGAACTTCGCCGGACACCTCGCGTCCCTGCTCCACGGCATCCCGCACATCGTCACCGCGCACAGTCTCGAGCCCCTGCGGCCCTGGAAGGCCGAGCAGCTGGGAGGCGGATACGCCGTCTCGAGCTGGATCGAGAAGACCGCCTACGAGGGCGCCGCGGCGATCGTCGCGGTCAGCGAAGGCATGCGCCAGGACATCCTGCGCAGCTACCCGTCGCTGGATCCCGACGATGTCAGGGTCATCTACAACGGCATCGACGTCGAGTCGTGGCATCCGGTCGAAGACCTGACCCTGCTGGCCGGGCTCGGCATCGATGCCTCGCGTCCGTCCGTGGTCTTCGTCGGGCGGATCACGCGCCAGAAGGGTCTGCCGTACTTCCTGCGTGCCGCCGAGCGACTCCCCGCCGACGTGCAGGTCGTGCTCTGCGCCGGTGCCCCCGACACGCCGCAGATCATGGCCGAGGTCGAGGAGCTCGTGCGCGGACTCCAGCGCACGCGCGACGGCGTCGTGTGGATCGATCGGATGCTGTCCCGCCACGAGCTCTGCACGGTCCTCACCGCCGCCACGACGTTCGTGTGCCCGTCGGTGTACGAGCCGCTGGGCATCGTGAACCTCGAGGCGATGGCGTGCGGCGCCGCCGTCGTGGGGACGGCGACCGGTGGCATCCCGGAGGTCGTCGTCGACGGCGTCACGGGGCGTCTCGTTCCGATCGACCAGGTGCAGGACGGCACCGGCACGCCGACCGATCCCGAGAAGTTCGTCGAGGATCTCGCCGCCGTGCTCACCG contains:
- the glgA gene encoding glycogen synthase — translated: MRVDIVTKEYPPEIYGGAGVHVTELVKALRESLDVRVRAFGAERDEEGTTSYGVPAELNTANAAVQTLGTDLEIVTDVAGADVVHSHTWYANFAGHLASLLHGIPHIVTAHSLEPLRPWKAEQLGGGYAVSSWIEKTAYEGAAAIVAVSEGMRQDILRSYPSLDPDDVRVIYNGIDVESWHPVEDLTLLAGLGIDASRPSVVFVGRITRQKGLPYFLRAAERLPADVQVVLCAGAPDTPQIMAEVEELVRGLQRTRDGVVWIDRMLSRHELCTVLTAATTFVCPSVYEPLGIVNLEAMACGAAVVGTATGGIPEVVVDGVTGRLVPIDQVQDGTGTPTDPEKFVEDLAAVLTEVVSDPERARAYGRAGRERATNDFSWQSIADQTAALYAEVTASGR